A region of the Pungitius pungitius chromosome 8, fPunPun2.1, whole genome shotgun sequence genome:
GAAAAGCTCAATTACAAAGCAAACCTCCATCCAATGTCCATGACCTATAACATACAAACTAAATCTGATGCAATCAAGAGAAAAGTAATGTGCTTCTGATTTGAACGCATCGTGACCCTGCGCGGCCACCGTATGCAGTTCGGACTGGACTACATCCGTGACCTCTGTTGAAAGGCAATCGTTTGAGCAGCCAATGAGAAGACGGAGTACTCGCTACCGGCCAATGGTCGTTGCGGTTATTCAAACGAATCCGTTCCCTACGTCGCGCCTGCGCAGTAGGTGGCGGCGTGACACGCGTGTGGAGGAAGTGAGGTGACAGCTCTGCAGCAGCTTCGCGGAACCGGCTAAACTTCGCTTTTATTTATTCGCGTTAAAATGTCGTGGCTGTTCGGTCTGAACAAGGGGCAGCCGGAGGGGCCTCCCGGTCTCCCGATtcagcctccacctcctcctcctccgccgtccGGAGGCTCCAGTGGCGGAGGGGATCGACCCAAGGACAAATGGAGCAACTTCGATCCCACCGGGCTGGAGCGAGCTGCTCATGCGGCCAAGGAGCTCGACAAGTCCCGTGAGTGTTGTGCAGAGCCCGCTAGCGCCAAAGAGGTTCCTCCCGGTCATAACGGCTCTGAGAGTCTCCCCTCGGCCTTTGGTCCCTTTCAGTGATGTTGCAGCAGAAAATAATGAGGCCCCCCGCTTCGCAGCCAGAATCTGGATTCATACGTTGTAATTTGCATGTCGTCTTTGCGTAGCTGGCTGCCGCCTATGAGATCGATGCGGTGCTGCTCTGACCTTCATTCAAACTACTACAGTGGGTTCAAAAGTCCAGAAAATCCACTTGTTCCACACCACACGTAGTGATTTGGAAAATGCTTTCTTTCTGGTTCTGTGTTCATCATATAAACGTATAAACTCACGTCTGTTCAAGTATGAGGTAGAAAGAGATCCACCGTTCAGAGTTACATTGATCAACTAAATCATTCCCGGGTGGTTGCCTCTCTTCTGCATCCAGGACATGCCAAAGAGGCTCTGGATCTGTCACGAATGCAGGAGCAGAGCACTCAGATGGAGCATCAGAGCAAAATTAAGGTAAAGTTCTAACATCCATACCAGATCTGCTGCAGGGCGTCCGTGCTTCCCCCCCGAGAATCAGTACACTTTGCCGTAGTTTCCATTAATGAATCGATTCGTTTGCATTGGATCTGAATGTCCGTTGGGTTCAATAGATTTTTCTTGTGCGACTCTTTCAGGAATATGAAGCAGCAGTTGAGCAGCTCAAAGGCGACCAGATACGAATCCAggcggaggagagaaggaaaaccGTCAACGAGGAGACCAAGCAGCATCAGGCGGTGAGAACAGCAAAGCTTTGTCCTTTCCAGAGTTTTAAGAACAACCGTAAGTGTGCTGCAGCAATGAATCATTTTGAGCTGTACGTTTACAGCTGGTTGTTTTCTCATTACAGAGAGCCCAGTATCAAGACAAGCTGGCCAGACAGCGATATGAAGAACAACTACGGCAACAGGTGAGGTCATCTCCAAGTGCCGAGTAtaaactgcaaaagaaaatgagatgCATCACCgacatcatttttttcctctttttttttgttgcttagcAAGCGCTGAACGAGGACAACCTCCGCAAACAGGAGGAGTCTGTCCATAAACAGGAGGCCATGCGGAAAGGTGCCCGGCTTCGCCACCCACGTCGTCTTGGAGAAAATGAGATTTTCCCAGATGTTGAGCAGtggtttatgttgttcatgtgTCGTGGTCTCACAGCAACGATAGAGCACGAGATGGGGCTGAGGCACAAGAACGAGCTCCTGCGCATCGAGGCCGAGACCAAAGCACGAGCCCGCGTGGAGCGAGAGAACGCCGACATCATCCCCGACATCATCCGCGAGCAAATCCGTCTGAAGGCCGCAGAACACAGACAGACGGTCCTGGAGTCCATAAAGTGAGACGCACTGACGTATCGCACAATCGTTTTCATGATGTTGTTGCAacaagttaaaaataaataccattTACATTACTTTTACTATAGTAACAGCTGTTTGGCTCAAAAGATAAAAAGGTTCTCTGCGTTTTTGACAGCTGCTTCTTGTAAATGACCAAAGGAGATGCAGACAGCTGACGTACGTTTGCTTTTAGGACGGCAGGTGCTGTGTTTGGAGAAGGATTCAGGGCCTTTGTGTCGGACTGGGACAAAGTGACGGCCACGGTGAGGCTTCTCTGTCCACTAGCAATCAATtaagtgaatttaaaaaatgactattTCTTGAAGTAAAAGTCAATTAGGTAAAAAAACCGACAACAACAAAGCATTTACATGCTACTATGCCACCTGGTGTAATACTGGTGAGGGCAAACCTGAAAGGCCTTTGGGCTGAGTTGTCTCAGCAAAACGTACAGGGTTTGGTTGTGTAACTGTTTCACATCACATCACCAGGTGGCAGGACTGACCCTTTTAGCTGTGGGAGTTTATTCCGCCCGAAACGCCACAGCCGTGGCGGGACGTTACATCGAGGCGAGGCTCGGGAAGCCGTCTCTGGTGCGGGAAACGTCCCGGTTCACCGTCGCGGAGGCAATCAAGCATCCAGTGAAGGTAACTAATCAGCAAACGaccctttctgcttcttttgtgTAAATGCAGATTCTGACGTgctaattcttcttcttctgtggtgaacCCTCTAGACGGCCAAACGGCTGAAGAGCAAACCTCAGGATGCCCTCGAGGGAGTCGTGCTCAGTGTAAGTGGAGATCCAAGTCTTCACAAAGGATGAAGCCAACAGTCacttaataaataaattcatatttttacCACTTAGCCTTCCCTGGAAGAGCGTGTACGCGATATCGCCATAGCAACAAGGAACACGAGGCAGAACAACGGCCTCTACAGGAATATCCTCATGTACGGCCCTCCAGGCACGGGCAAAACTCTCTTTGCTAAGGTATTACCTGAGGACAGAGCACTGGACGCAAACATTTACAGAAAAGTGATGCGTTTTCTAACGGAGGCCTTTTCTTTTCCGTCGAGTAGAAGCTGGCGGTGCATTCTGGGATGGACTATGCAATCATGACTGGCGGTGACGTGGCACCCATGGGCCGCGACGGTGTGACCGCGATGCACAAAGTGTTTGACTGGGCCGGTACAAGTCGTCGCGGGTAGGCTACTTAATGTCAATTCAATTTTGTTGAGGTTCAGTATCAGCAGATAAAGAGTAtcgtgtgtttttattctgttacaGACTCCTTTTGTTCGTTGATGAAGCCGATGCATTCCTTCGCAAGAGATCCACTGTAAGTCTGCACGCATTTCATTTTCTGGAAACCATGGTTTTGTGAAACCTGTTTTCCCACCATTTTAAGCTCCTCTTACCAACAACGTTCTCTTTCCTCTTGTGCTTTTGtaggagaagatcagtgaggACCTTCGAGCCACTTTGAATGCATTCCTGTACCGTACTGGAGAGCAGAGCAGCAAGTAAGATTTGAATTACATTTGCACAAATTGAGATGTAAATATGTGGCACGCTTCACCTCGTTGTACCTATAAAACCGTGGCtatttctgtgtttctctggcAGGTTCATGCTGGTGTTGGCCAGTAACCAACCAGAGCAGTTTGACTGGGCCATAAACGACCGCATTGACGAAATAGTAAATTTTGCTCTGCCGGGTCCCGATGAGAGGGAGAGGCTGGTGCGGCTGTACTTTGACAAATATGTGCTGGAGCCTGCCACGGGAGGGAGGCAGTGAGTACAACCCTCAGATACACAGCTGTTTGAAATCGGGCACCAAGTCACTCGCCACTAGGGATAAATACTGAAACAATTAGATCCAATCCACCActtcaaacactcacacacactcacacgtacACGCTTGGGATTTTTGAAGAGTTGCGTAATCTTTAGAGGGGTGGTTCCGGCTGTAAGGATGAGTTTTGGTCTTTTGAGATGAAAACAGAGGCTCAGTAATTACTTGGAGGTTGGGTGTGTGATGGCGGACAAAAGGTGGCGAGCGGTCTAGACACGCAATGGACCCAACTTCAAAAAACTCCCCATGCATTCGGGCTAGCTAAGAGGTGGTCAAGTCCTATATACGTTCCTCtctaatgtatgttttttttttttttattgtgcagGCGGATGAAGCTGGCCCAGTTTGACTATGGTCAAAAGTGCTCTGACATAGCGAAGCGGACAGAAGGCATGTCAGGAAGAGAGATCTCTAAACTGGGTGTGGCCTGGCAGGTATGTTCCCCGTACTCATTTTGGAATCCattgcgtttaaaaaaaaaaaagactatccataataataatttcaaaattctttatttaaaaaaggcttCAAGTGACTCAATGTATAAAAGACATGTATTGACTCTGGGTCTCTTGCAGGCCGCAGCCTATTCCTCTGAAGATGGCGTCCTGACGGAAGCTATGATTGATGCTCGAGTGGGTGACGCTGTCAAGCAACACCTTCAGAAGATGGACTGGCTGCATGGAGACGAGGAGCCTCAGGCCAAGACCCTGACACTTCCTCCAGCTGGAGCGACAGCCGGGGGGGGCAAAATGGGCTTTACTCTGCCGCTCAGTGAAGCACCGGAGGCCCAGGAAGTCATCGCCCCGGTCCTCGACGTGAAAGCAGGACAAGATGGTGAAAGTATACCACCTCCGTCAGACATCAACACCCAGTCAGCAGATGGCAAAAGCGCCCCCCCAGGAGGAAAGGACTGTGAGGAGGCTGCCAAAGCAGAGGCTGTTACAGAAGTGGAGACTGTAGCCCACCACGCTGACAGGAAGATGAAGGAAGACAAACCtggatcttctcctcctcctaagGATGGAACTCCAGTTTAAGCTGTCGATGCAGAGTGGCCTGAATTAGAAGGATGAGTGTACTGCCCCTTTAACTAGTCTGTAGTTTATGTCTGGAAGACCAGTGGACTGTCTTTGACAGGATGAGTTCAGCAGGGCAGATAAttaattaacaacaaaacacaaataacgCCCGAGGCTCTTTGATTCTAATAATATATACATTGTAAAAGTGTACTTTACAGATTGTGTCTACAATAAGAATGACTAGAATGATGTATTTACGTCATGTGCAccgtgtgtctctgtggaaatgattaaatggatttgtgtttttataaacTGCAGAAGTTCTGTTATTAGCATAAAGTTCTTTGATGATATCATACAACTTGTGATGTGAGTTGAATAACTTAAATATTTATTCCCCCATAGAGCCACATTTGATCAGTCACTGGCATGAACTTGATTAGTACAACctgtattaaaatgtttatgttGATCACACCTTGCAATGACATTGGTATGCACTACAGATATGTGTATGGTTTTCAAAGAGGTTATAGCAACACTACATAACTAAAGGTACATGCAAAGAGGAAGTATAATTGGACGAGGCTGATTCTGTCGTCTGAGATTTCCATATTTCACAGTAATGGCTGAAGGCTTCAGGAAGTTTTCTTCTGGAAGGCAAAGTCAAGGGCAGAGAGCGGTCCTTGGTTTTAAATAGCCCCCATGACAAAGCCCCCTTTTGTAGAATGCCTCCATGTTCAGGTCCTCATACATAAGCAAACATGAGTGATTTGTAACTCAGTTTGAAAAGTAATTAAATGCAAGATGTAAtactataataaaataaaattctaaTCCAGTGGAGCATCTATTTTAGTGTTTCCCGCTTAAAGAGAAACGGCTCCTCTGGAATACtacttattagggcctgagccgactgaaagtcgggcgaaagccctattgttattttaatatttattttgaatttaccCGTTTGTGGCTCATGAGGGATCTACAAGAAATCTGATAAATTGCCTGAAGTGATGTCACTTGAATCAGCCTtagttacagtttttctcgattctttagacacattttcttaaagcatgcctcatactctcagaactctacacacaaatctaaaaacacacacacaatgggaaaaacccctcaatactcctgcaaaattaaactttacattcaaaacaatgtaatttcttctcaaaatggtattttgtttttaaatgacaaacacaaaccatcatatgaatagacttttataagaaccagttgaacactgatgtgctcaatttaaaacactgatgaatggaaaacaattctccattcatcataatgactttgacctttttttgttcagtgttacacttactacagacagtacatacatatgtgttgtaaaatattttagaatattgattttatactcagaacacacaaatacacggtaacaaatatattttatttcccccacgaaaacaatgcacacagtgtacatcccaaccaacacaaagttgcacatacagtaatctacatacaaaacaacagaagaatttactgtatacagttcttctgttccggtctgttccactgaacctcatccacatcacaagcaatgttttccctgtagcagcgggggaaatatcgctcagcatgtcgaatccagccatgaaaagcatcaactgctatatctccacatgcgtcttccatagcttagagaagggggatatcagtttgtggatttcggt
Encoded here:
- the atad3 gene encoding ATPase family AAA domain containing 3, which codes for MSWLFGLNKGQPEGPPGLPIQPPPPPPPPSGGSSGGGDRPKDKWSNFDPTGLERAAHAAKELDKSRHAKEALDLSRMQEQSTQMEHQSKIKEYEAAVEQLKGDQIRIQAEERRKTVNEETKQHQARAQYQDKLARQRYEEQLRQQQALNEDNLRKQEESVHKQEAMRKATIEHEMGLRHKNELLRIEAETKARARVERENADIIPDIIREQIRLKAAEHRQTVLESIKTAGAVFGEGFRAFVSDWDKVTATVAGLTLLAVGVYSARNATAVAGRYIEARLGKPSLVRETSRFTVAEAIKHPVKTAKRLKSKPQDALEGVVLSPSLEERVRDIAIATRNTRQNNGLYRNILMYGPPGTGKTLFAKKLAVHSGMDYAIMTGGDVAPMGRDGVTAMHKVFDWAGTSRRGLLLFVDEADAFLRKRSTEKISEDLRATLNAFLYRTGEQSSKFMLVLASNQPEQFDWAINDRIDEIVNFALPGPDERERLVRLYFDKYVLEPATGGRQRMKLAQFDYGQKCSDIAKRTEGMSGREISKLGVAWQAAAYSSEDGVLTEAMIDARVGDAVKQHLQKMDWLHGDEEPQAKTLTLPPAGATAGGGKMGFTLPLSEAPEAQEVIAPVLDVKAGQDGESIPPPSDINTQSADGKSAPPGGKDCEEAAKAEAVTEVETVAHHADRKMKEDKPGSSPPPKDGTPV